A genome region from Labilibaculum antarcticum includes the following:
- a CDS encoding YchJ family protein: MDKNCFCGNSLKYNDCCGAIHAATRKANTAEELMRSRYSAFVLADIDYILKTYASDKCPADQKEEILNWAKSVEWLGLEIISSEKGSETDSIGWVEFKASFKEDGQKQVMHERSLFKLESEAWVYVSGEVPEVTEKLKDNLPNRNDLCFCGSAKKYKKCCLQ; the protein is encoded by the coding sequence ATGGACAAGAATTGTTTTTGTGGTAATAGTTTAAAGTATAATGATTGTTGTGGTGCAATTCATGCCGCTACTCGCAAAGCGAATACGGCTGAAGAACTAATGCGAAGCAGATATTCGGCCTTTGTTCTAGCTGATATAGATTATATTTTAAAAACTTATGCATCCGACAAATGTCCTGCCGATCAGAAAGAAGAGATTTTAAACTGGGCTAAATCTGTTGAATGGCTTGGATTGGAAATTATAAGCTCAGAAAAAGGAAGCGAGACTGATTCAATTGGTTGGGTAGAATTTAAAGCAAGTTTTAAAGAGGATGGACAAAAGCAAGTTATGCACGAAAGATCCTTGTTTAAATTGGAGTCTGAAGCTTGGGTTTATGTATCAGGAGAAGTTCCAGAAGTTACTGAAAAGTTGAAAGATAATTTACCAAATAGAAATGATCTGTGCTTCTGTGGAAGCGCGAAGAAGTACAAAAAATGTTGCTTGCAATAA
- a CDS encoding aspartate kinase, producing the protein MITIPQVVEKIVSSQPFLAEALVDGLINISSLARKIQNQVEQSVKKPVKIGAIIMALNRLAPSLEVKINPGLKEVITNVGDIIVRSQLVDFTYKNSNTLIEKHTELLKSIGPNQEFFYTMVQGVFESNLVVSNTLMEKVEEVFCSEMLVSKSENLSSVTLKLPSTNSQQLGFYYFILKNIAWAGINIREVISTTNEFTLVVNDADIDKTFSVLKNMGKN; encoded by the coding sequence ATGATAACAATTCCACAAGTTGTAGAAAAAATAGTTAGCTCACAACCCTTTTTAGCAGAAGCTTTGGTCGATGGTTTAATAAACATTTCTTCTCTTGCTCGTAAAATTCAGAATCAGGTTGAACAAAGCGTAAAGAAACCCGTAAAAATAGGCGCCATCATCATGGCACTTAACCGATTAGCCCCAAGTTTGGAGGTGAAGATTAATCCGGGATTAAAAGAAGTTATTACTAATGTTGGCGATATTATTGTTCGCTCTCAATTGGTTGACTTCACCTATAAAAACTCAAATACCCTTATCGAAAAACACACAGAATTGTTAAAATCTATAGGTCCAAATCAAGAGTTCTTTTACACAATGGTTCAGGGAGTATTTGAATCTAACTTGGTCGTTAGCAATACATTAATGGAAAAGGTAGAGGAAGTATTTTGCAGTGAAATGCTAGTAAGCAAAAGTGAAAATTTATCGTCTGTCACTTTAAAGCTTCCATCAACCAACAGTCAACAGCTTGGATTCTATTATTTTATACTTAAAAACATTGCCTGGGCAGGCATCAATATTCGCGAAGTAATTTCAACTACCAATGAATTTACTCTTGTTGTAAATGATGCTGATATCGATAAAACCTTTTCGGTTTTAAAGAACATGGGAAAAAACTAA
- the dapA gene encoding 4-hydroxy-tetrahydrodipicolinate synthase, which translates to MRKAWQGSIVAIVTPFNIDGSIDYTAFDNLIDFHLENETDGIVVCGTTGEAATLNKKEYAELIKHTVDKVDKRIPVIAGSGTNSTSEAIENSCLSESLGVDAVLVVSPYYNKPTRNGLKDYFSQIAKAVNVPILLYNVPGRTAGNIPADLVVELANEFDNIVGIKDASGNLEQLACILKDKPSDFMVFSGDDALAFQAVCMGASGVISVIANLIPKEFHDLMNAASQGDLVKAKEIYFKYLRLIQLCFIESNPIPVKTGLAIMNKLDEEFRSPMCRMMDENRKLLVDEMTKLGMV; encoded by the coding sequence ATGAGAAAAGCTTGGCAAGGATCTATTGTTGCTATTGTAACACCTTTTAATATTGATGGTAGTATTGATTATACTGCTTTTGATAATTTGATTGATTTTCATTTGGAAAATGAAACTGACGGAATTGTAGTTTGCGGAACCACTGGGGAAGCAGCAACTCTTAATAAAAAGGAGTATGCGGAACTAATTAAACATACAGTTGATAAGGTGGATAAACGAATTCCGGTTATTGCAGGTTCTGGTACAAATTCGACATCTGAAGCAATTGAAAATTCCTGCCTGTCAGAATCTCTAGGTGTTGATGCAGTTTTGGTAGTATCGCCATATTACAACAAACCAACTAGAAATGGTCTGAAAGATTATTTTTCTCAAATTGCAAAAGCGGTTAATGTACCTATTCTTTTGTACAATGTTCCTGGTCGAACAGCGGGTAATATTCCTGCCGATTTGGTCGTTGAATTGGCCAATGAATTTGATAATATTGTTGGAATAAAGGATGCTTCCGGTAATTTGGAGCAACTGGCTTGTATTTTGAAAGATAAGCCATCTGATTTTATGGTCTTTTCGGGTGATGATGCCTTGGCTTTTCAAGCGGTTTGTATGGGCGCTAGTGGTGTGATTTCTGTAATAGCAAATTTAATACCTAAGGAGTTTCATGATTTAATGAATGCCGCTTCTCAAGGTGATTTGGTGAAGGCTAAAGAAATTTATTTTAAATATCTAAGATTAATTCAATTGTGTTTTATCGAATCGAATCCAATTCCTGTGAAAACAGGTTTGGCGATTATGAATAAACTTGATGAAGAATTTAGATCTCCAATGTGCAGAATGATGGATGAAAATAGAAAACTGTTAGTTGATGAAATGACAAAACTTGGAATGGTTTAA
- a CDS encoding dicarboxylate/amino acid:cation symporter yields the protein MFFNKKYKYTGILKDQFLLVSIIFSIILGFVIGGVFPEFAIHLSLLGEVFINILMMLVVPLVILSMIVGIARLGNLRALGKIGSKTILYYFTTTAISVIIGMILVNLIQPGVNTNLDLPEANQDIINKSIAVSEAVKELIVGNPAKDQQGLIGHNLFLAMVKMDILPLIVFSLFFGAALSSLGEKSKKAMEFISTMNDAIMKLVNWVMYFAPIGILGLLSARIGNAGGFDVFLPELKSLGKFSFTVVLGLLLHGTLILSVALRFLGKRSPLAYCKGVGPALLNAFSTASSTATLPLTLHGVQQENNVSKKISNFVLPLGATINMDGTALYEAVAAIFIAQIYGLELSTGQQLIIFITATLAAIGAAGIPEAGLVTMVIVLKAVHLPIEGIGLLLTIDWLLDRFRTTVNVWGDSVGAAIIENFENKKKPLKKVA from the coding sequence ATGTTTTTTAATAAAAAATACAAATATACTGGCATTCTAAAAGATCAATTCCTTTTAGTAAGTATCATTTTTTCCATAATCCTTGGATTTGTTATTGGTGGTGTTTTTCCAGAATTCGCAATACATTTGTCACTCTTAGGTGAAGTATTCATTAACATTTTAATGATGTTGGTGGTTCCTTTGGTTATCCTATCGATGATAGTAGGTATCGCCAGATTAGGCAATTTACGTGCGCTGGGCAAAATTGGAAGTAAAACAATTCTATACTATTTCACCACTACCGCAATTTCGGTTATTATTGGAATGATCTTGGTAAATCTTATTCAACCTGGTGTAAATACCAATCTAGATTTACCCGAAGCCAATCAGGATATCATAAACAAAAGTATTGCTGTTTCAGAAGCAGTAAAAGAGCTGATTGTTGGAAATCCTGCAAAAGATCAACAAGGCCTAATCGGACACAACCTATTTCTGGCGATGGTAAAAATGGATATTTTACCCTTAATTGTATTTTCCTTGTTTTTTGGAGCGGCCTTATCATCCTTGGGTGAAAAATCGAAAAAAGCAATGGAATTTATCTCTACAATGAATGATGCAATTATGAAACTAGTTAATTGGGTAATGTATTTTGCCCCAATTGGCATTTTGGGATTACTGTCAGCGAGAATTGGTAATGCTGGTGGTTTTGATGTTTTTTTACCCGAACTGAAATCCTTGGGTAAGTTCAGTTTTACTGTCGTTCTTGGACTATTATTACATGGAACTCTTATATTAAGTGTTGCTTTACGGTTTTTGGGTAAACGTTCCCCTCTAGCCTATTGTAAAGGCGTTGGACCAGCTTTACTAAATGCATTTTCTACAGCCTCAAGTACTGCGACCCTACCTTTAACCTTGCACGGTGTTCAGCAAGAAAATAATGTGTCAAAAAAAATCAGCAATTTTGTTCTACCCTTAGGTGCAACAATAAACATGGACGGAACCGCACTTTATGAAGCTGTTGCCGCCATTTTCATTGCTCAAATTTATGGATTAGAATTAAGTACCGGACAACAGTTAATTATTTTCATTACTGCGACATTGGCTGCAATTGGTGCTGCGGGAATACCCGAAGCAGGACTAGTGACTATGGTAATAGTACTTAAAGCTGTTCACTTACCCATTGAAGGAATTGGCTTACTTTTAACAATCGATTGGTTATTGGACAGATTCCGTACAACTGTAAATGTGTGGGGAGATAGTGTTGGTGCAGCAATAATAGAAAATTTTGAAAACAAAAAAAAGCCACTTAAAAAAGTGGCTTAG